Proteins from a single region of Hymenobacter aquaticus:
- a CDS encoding lantibiotic dehydratase, translating to MSYSISFPEFIVLRTPLLPFTATHDLSEETLRGLFQNPLLTEALFIASPDFSGAVQQWLAHEPLAPKDRDKLLLSLRKYLLRMAYRCTPYGLFAGISRAAWGPATTLRLEPQRNYVRHTRVDMDYLCSLATTLGQDEGIRGALLYYPNNTLYRVGNQYRYVEYRFLKKTRQHELVTVDHSEFLDTVLQLARPGQPAAVLAQALVGPDISLEEAEEFIAEIIAAQVLVSELEPAVTGTGYLQQLLRVLHQADKTHPALLHLTQLDQQLAALDHSFLGNTLGQYQAIVRGIEQQGPEVEANHLLQVDMLKPTSSHTLGEAVQAELRRTVELLHGLGKHHENEVLHKFRLAFLEQYEQQEVPLLQVLDMEMGIGYPADQQANTDPAPLLHDLPLGSSVPSETLLKWNAWQEFLFEKYLRVTSGQDTHIVLEAADVQPFLTPATTPLPASLYCMGAVLAASTQALDAGEFQVVYQAAAGPSAANLLGRFCHLDPALTADVQAALRAEEAQQPEAVFAEIVHLNQSRIGNISTRPVLRAYEIPILVQAGVDEEHTITLDDLRLSVRGEQLVLRSARLNRQVIPRLSSAHNYSLHALPAYHFLCALQAQHVTPGLSWNWGVLQQAKFLPRVSYGNTILSGAKWRLSKAETEPFCQAPEAGLLAAAHQLRHSRNLPAWIVLTEGDNKLPIQLDSVPHLQVLQAVLKQRGGLLVEECLFQPDNLLVTGPEGAFTNEFIFPLSTQPVVPAPPRAAPAPPAAAEHAPRPARTFFLGSEWLYVKLYCGLQTADTLLTEVVLPLAEQLKEQGIIDNWFFIRYRDTQHHLRVRFHGAGAFYGPVIEALHAALRPYAEANLLFSLRTDTYQREAERYGAHNVVRSEVLFGHDSEATLRILDLLGGQESDQIRWLLALRSVDSLLTDFGRSLEQKRQLLHRLQHNFKEELASTSAAAKKAFGNKYRQVRPQIEHVLTPDLAPDDELAPALAVFAERSRQWAPTIEAILRQEAAGTLEVKLDSLLASYVHMTLNRFFRSKQRLQEAVIYDFLHQHYASLAARTARQLQ from the coding sequence ATGAGCTATAGCATTTCCTTTCCGGAATTTATCGTCTTACGCACGCCCCTGCTACCCTTTACCGCTACCCACGACTTATCCGAAGAAACGCTGCGCGGTCTTTTCCAGAATCCCCTGCTGACGGAAGCGCTGTTTATCGCCTCGCCCGATTTTTCGGGGGCGGTGCAGCAGTGGCTGGCCCACGAGCCCCTGGCCCCCAAGGATCGGGACAAGCTGCTGCTGAGCCTGCGCAAATACCTGCTGCGCATGGCCTACCGCTGCACGCCGTACGGGCTGTTTGCCGGCATCTCGCGGGCGGCATGGGGGCCCGCTACCACGCTGCGGCTGGAGCCCCAGCGCAACTACGTGCGCCACACCCGCGTCGATATGGACTACTTATGCTCGCTGGCCACTACGCTGGGGCAGGACGAGGGAATCCGGGGCGCACTGCTGTACTATCCCAACAACACGCTCTACCGCGTGGGCAACCAGTACCGGTACGTTGAGTACCGCTTCCTGAAAAAAACGCGCCAGCACGAGCTGGTTACGGTCGACCATTCCGAGTTTCTCGACACGGTGCTGCAACTGGCCCGGCCCGGCCAGCCAGCGGCCGTGCTGGCCCAGGCGCTGGTCGGCCCGGATATCTCGCTGGAGGAAGCGGAGGAGTTTATAGCGGAAATCATTGCGGCCCAGGTGCTGGTGAGCGAGCTGGAGCCCGCCGTGACGGGCACCGGCTACCTGCAACAGCTGCTGCGGGTGCTGCACCAGGCCGACAAGACGCACCCGGCCCTGCTTCACCTCACCCAGCTCGACCAGCAGCTCGCGGCCCTCGACCACTCGTTTCTGGGCAACACCCTGGGCCAGTACCAGGCCATCGTGCGGGGCATCGAGCAGCAGGGGCCAGAGGTTGAGGCCAACCATCTGCTGCAGGTAGACATGCTCAAGCCGACCAGTAGCCACACGCTCGGGGAAGCCGTGCAGGCGGAGCTTCGCCGCACCGTGGAGCTGCTGCACGGCCTGGGTAAGCACCACGAAAACGAGGTACTGCACAAGTTCCGCCTGGCGTTTCTGGAGCAGTACGAGCAGCAGGAAGTGCCGCTGTTGCAGGTGCTGGACATGGAAATGGGCATTGGCTACCCCGCCGACCAGCAGGCTAACACCGACCCGGCTCCCCTGCTGCACGACCTGCCCCTGGGTTCGAGCGTGCCCAGTGAAACCCTGCTCAAGTGGAATGCCTGGCAGGAGTTCCTGTTTGAAAAATACCTGCGCGTAACCAGCGGCCAGGATACGCACATCGTGCTGGAAGCCGCCGACGTGCAGCCCTTTCTGACCCCGGCCACCACGCCCCTGCCTGCCTCGCTCTACTGCATGGGCGCGGTGCTGGCCGCGTCGACGCAGGCCCTGGACGCGGGCGAGTTTCAGGTGGTGTACCAGGCGGCCGCCGGCCCGTCGGCCGCCAACCTGCTGGGCCGGTTCTGCCACCTGGACCCGGCCCTGACGGCCGACGTGCAGGCGGCCCTCCGGGCCGAGGAAGCCCAGCAGCCGGAAGCCGTTTTCGCCGAGATTGTGCACCTGAACCAATCCCGCATCGGCAACATTTCGACGCGCCCGGTGCTGCGGGCGTACGAAATTCCGATTCTGGTGCAGGCCGGCGTCGACGAGGAGCATACCATTACGCTCGACGATTTGCGGCTGTCCGTTCGGGGCGAGCAGCTGGTGCTGCGCTCGGCCCGCCTGAACCGGCAGGTGATTCCCCGGCTTAGCTCCGCGCACAATTATTCCCTGCACGCGCTGCCGGCCTATCATTTTCTGTGCGCGCTGCAGGCCCAGCACGTAACCCCGGGGCTGAGCTGGAACTGGGGGGTGCTGCAGCAGGCCAAATTCCTGCCCCGGGTCAGCTACGGCAATACCATTCTGTCGGGGGCGAAATGGCGGCTGAGCAAGGCCGAAACCGAGCCGTTCTGCCAGGCACCGGAAGCCGGACTGCTGGCCGCCGCCCACCAGCTGCGCCACAGCCGGAACCTGCCCGCCTGGATCGTGCTGACGGAAGGCGACAACAAGCTACCGATTCAGCTCGACTCCGTGCCGCACTTGCAGGTGCTGCAGGCCGTCTTGAAACAGCGCGGCGGCCTGCTGGTCGAAGAGTGCCTGTTTCAGCCCGATAACCTGCTGGTGACCGGCCCCGAGGGCGCATTTACCAACGAGTTCATCTTTCCCCTCAGCACCCAGCCCGTTGTCCCGGCGCCCCCCCGGGCCGCGCCCGCGCCACCAGCCGCCGCAGAGCATGCGCCCCGGCCGGCCCGCACTTTTTTCCTGGGCTCCGAGTGGCTGTACGTGAAGCTGTACTGTGGGCTCCAAACGGCCGACACCCTGCTCACGGAGGTTGTTCTGCCCCTGGCCGAGCAGCTGAAGGAGCAGGGAATCATCGACAACTGGTTTTTTATTCGCTACCGCGACACCCAGCATCACCTGCGGGTCCGGTTCCACGGCGCCGGTGCCTTCTATGGTCCGGTTATCGAGGCCCTGCACGCGGCCCTGCGGCCGTACGCGGAAGCCAACCTGCTGTTCAGCCTCCGTACCGACACCTACCAGCGGGAAGCCGAGCGCTACGGCGCGCACAACGTCGTGCGGAGTGAAGTGCTGTTTGGCCACGACAGCGAGGCCACGCTCCGCATCCTGGACCTGCTGGGTGGCCAGGAAAGCGACCAGATCCGCTGGCTGCTGGCCCTGCGCAGCGTCGATTCCCTGCTCACCGACTTTGGCCGCAGCCTCGAGCAAAAGCGGCAGCTGCTGCACCGGCTGCAGCACAACTTCAAGGAAGAGCTGGCCAGCACCTCGGCGGCGGCAAAAAAGGCGTTTGGCAACAAATACCGGCAGGTCCGGCCCCAAATTGAGCACGTCCTGACGCCGGACCTCGCCCCGGATGACGAACTGGCTCCGGCGCTGGCGGTTTTTGCCGAGCGCAGCCGCCAGTGGGCCCCCACCATCGAGGCTATTCTGCGCCAGGAGGCGGCCGGCACGCTGGAGGTTAAGCTGGACAGCCTGCTGGCCAGCTACGTGCACATGACCCTCAACCGCTTTTTCCGGTCGAAGCAGCGGCTGCAGGAAGCCGTCATTTACGATTTTCTGCACCAGCACTACGCCTCGCTGGCCGCGCGTACGGCGCGGCAGCTTCAGTAA
- a CDS encoding class I lanthipeptide, producing MKKKQITRKLSLNKQTLSLLDPRAMSAVKGGLVEVSLPDKPTSKVELSCGCC from the coding sequence ATGAAAAAGAAGCAGATTACCCGCAAATTGTCCCTGAACAAGCAAACCCTGAGCCTGCTGGACCCCCGGGCTATGAGCGCCGTAAAAGGCGGCCTGGTGGAAGTATCGCTGCCCGACAAGCCTACTTCCAAAGTTGAGCTTTCCTGCGGTTGCTGCTAA
- a CDS encoding class I lanthipeptide: MKKKQITRKLSLNKQTLSLLDPKSMNAIKGGMVDISGTDPPQETQRTYTCC; encoded by the coding sequence ATGAAAAAGAAGCAGATTACGCGTAAACTTTCCCTCAACAAGCAGACCCTGAGTCTGCTGGATCCGAAGAGCATGAATGCCATCAAGGGCGGAATGGTCGATATTTCGGGTACTGATCCACCCCAGGAAACCCAGCGGACCTACACCTGCTGCTAG
- a CDS encoding S41 family peptidase, producing the protein MYTFRFASYLLALGLSCAVLPARGQASGAAPAGAAALARAQPDIPTLTPRQADNLAALVQVWGMLKYFHPAVAAGQRDWDAELVRQLPPLLACRSVAERSRLLSAWITSLGPVPACLTCAAPPDKPVRLSTDLGWARNKKRFSAPLRQQLAFIEANRYQGPAYYVTARGSTTVFPHEEAYADQACPAQALRLLALGRYWNMLQYYYPYSYLLEADWATVLPDLLPRFAAASTPLAYRHAALALFARVHDGHARFYPPDPLLEAERGTYQVAADLQFLDNEAVVVRVRQDGLVPASPLAPGDILTSFDGRPVADIVQQRLPETGGSNRAAQLHTIAQNLLYCATPQVEAQVVRAGQPLRLAVPAVKVGSVPAAQPAPADSMYRFLTPEVGYIDMARITRAKVPAIMRAFARTKGIVVDQRNYPGEFVATLLPAYLLARPAAYARAVERDPTYPGRFLWQAPDTVRPAGPAPYPGRVVVLVNEVSRSQAEFTAMALQATPHCTLLGSQTAGADGNATFITLPGDLKTLMTGIGIYYPDNRETQRVGLVPDVPVRPTVTGLRQGRDELRERAVELITQAPGR; encoded by the coding sequence ATGTATACGTTCCGTTTTGCGTCCTATCTGCTGGCCCTGGGGCTGAGTTGCGCCGTCCTACCCGCGCGCGGGCAGGCGAGTGGCGCGGCACCCGCTGGGGCGGCGGCGCTGGCCCGTGCCCAGCCCGACATACCCACCCTGACGCCCCGGCAGGCCGACAACCTGGCGGCTTTGGTGCAGGTATGGGGAATGCTCAAGTATTTTCATCCGGCCGTGGCCGCCGGGCAGCGCGACTGGGATGCGGAGCTGGTGCGCCAGCTGCCTCCCCTGCTGGCCTGCCGTTCGGTAGCCGAGCGCAGCCGCCTGCTCAGCGCCTGGATTACCAGTCTGGGACCGGTGCCGGCCTGCCTAACCTGTGCCGCGCCCCCCGATAAACCGGTGCGCCTGTCCACCGACCTGGGCTGGGCCCGTAATAAGAAGCGCTTCAGCGCCCCGCTGCGCCAGCAGCTGGCTTTTATTGAAGCCAACCGCTACCAGGGACCAGCCTACTACGTGACAGCGCGCGGGTCTACGACGGTCTTTCCCCACGAGGAAGCCTACGCCGACCAGGCCTGCCCCGCCCAGGCCCTGCGCCTGCTGGCGCTGGGCCGCTATTGGAACATGCTGCAGTATTATTACCCCTATTCCTACCTGCTGGAAGCGGACTGGGCCACGGTGCTGCCCGATTTACTGCCTCGCTTCGCGGCCGCCTCAACTCCGCTGGCCTACCGGCATGCCGCGCTGGCCCTGTTTGCCCGCGTGCACGATGGCCACGCCCGCTTTTACCCGCCTGACCCGCTGCTGGAGGCCGAGCGGGGAACGTACCAGGTGGCGGCCGACCTGCAGTTTCTCGACAACGAAGCGGTGGTGGTGCGCGTGCGCCAGGATGGCCTCGTGCCCGCGTCGCCCCTGGCCCCGGGCGACATTCTGACGTCCTTCGACGGCCGGCCCGTAGCCGATATAGTGCAGCAGCGCCTGCCCGAAACCGGCGGCTCCAACCGGGCGGCCCAGCTGCACACCATTGCCCAGAACCTGCTCTATTGCGCTACGCCGCAGGTGGAGGCGCAGGTGGTGCGGGCCGGCCAGCCGTTGCGCTTGGCCGTGCCAGCCGTAAAGGTGGGCTCGGTGCCGGCGGCCCAGCCGGCACCGGCCGACAGCATGTACCGGTTTCTGACGCCCGAGGTTGGCTACATCGATATGGCCCGTATTACCCGGGCGAAGGTGCCGGCCATCATGCGGGCCTTTGCCCGTACCAAAGGCATCGTGGTGGATCAGCGCAACTACCCCGGCGAGTTTGTGGCCACGCTGCTGCCGGCGTATCTGCTGGCGCGACCCGCGGCTTATGCCCGGGCCGTCGAGCGGGATCCTACCTACCCCGGCCGCTTCCTGTGGCAGGCCCCCGACACGGTGCGCCCCGCCGGCCCGGCCCCCTACCCCGGCCGCGTGGTGGTGCTGGTCAATGAAGTAAGCCGCAGTCAGGCTGAGTTTACGGCTATGGCCCTGCAAGCCACCCCGCACTGCACCCTGCTGGGAAGCCAGACGGCCGGCGCGGATGGTAACGCCACCTTTATTACGCTACCCGGCGACCTGAAAACGCTGATGACGGGCATTGGCATTTACTATCCCGACAACCGCGAAACCCAGCGCGTGGGCCTGGTGCCCGACGTGCCGGTGCGCCCCACGGTGACGGGCCTGCGCCAGGGACGCGACGAGCTGCGCGAGCGGGCCGTGGAGCTGATTACCCAGGCGCCGGGCAGGTAG